Proteins encoded by one window of Fervidobacterium sp.:
- a CDS encoding RecX family transcriptional regulator, which translates to MHRKQRQRNDFKSIRFENGSKKFKDPVQIALRFIKFRARSEWEVKNKLKQYGFSEEVISETITKLKKSGFIDDEKFAYLYAYDSLVIRYKGPYRIKYELKQLHIDDYLIEDAIKKVLSEVDINEIIRKLTEGLDEHKKREKLYRHGFGGEW; encoded by the coding sequence ATGCACAGAAAACAGCGGCAAAGAAATGATTTTAAATCGATTCGTTTTGAAAATGGCAGTAAAAAATTCAAAGATCCTGTTCAGATTGCACTAAGATTTATAAAGTTTAGGGCAAGATCTGAGTGGGAAGTTAAAAATAAACTCAAGCAATATGGTTTTTCTGAAGAAGTCATTTCTGAGACAATTACAAAGTTAAAAAAGAGTGGTTTCATAGACGACGAAAAGTTTGCTTATCTGTACGCCTACGATAGCCTTGTGATAAGGTACAAAGGTCCTTATCGAATAAAATATGAGCTAAAACAACTTCACATTGATGATTATTTAATAGAAGATGCTATCAAGAAAGTACTAAGTGAAGTAGACATCAATGAAATTATAAGAAAACTTACAGAAGGCCTTGATGAACACAAAAAAAGGGAAAAGCTATACAGACATGGATTTGGAGGTGAATGGTAA